The Gammaproteobacteria bacterium DNA window CTCTTCGATAAATTCAATAAGAATGTTTTTGGCTTTCCTGGCGTCATGAAAATGTGCCGTGGGTAAACTCAAGAGCATGGCGAGTTTAAAGCGGCTGCGCACCGTAGGCTCGCTGACATTGAGTCCACTGATTTTTTCATGCTCCCGGGTTATTTCCGGCTTGGTCAACTCGGCAATAAAGCGCGAATAACGCATCAAGGTTAACAGGGTTTCTTCATCCGAAGGATTGACGACCGCCATACTGCTTTTGGCTTCTTCCCGCGCCAATCGTTCACTTTCCTTTAGTTGCTGTTCATATGAAAACTCAGCCACTGGAGCCGGTCGCTCCAACATGGATTGATTGAGCACCTCGCAAGCAGCTAGAAATATAACGACAGTAACACTTATAATTATTTTCAAATACATATACAACGTCATGCAGCCCCCTGAGCCACGTCCAACGGCAATCGCAAGGATACATGCGCTCCCTTTATATTCTTCTCATTGACAGCGATCTGACCACCGTGCGCTTGCACATAGTCCCTGGCAATTGACAGTCCCAATCCCGTTCCCTTGATGTGCCCTTCAGCAACCGATTCACCTTGGTAGAACGCCTCAAAAACCCGCTCTTTTTCCCAGGAATGAATCCCCGGCCCGGCATCGCGAATGTCTACCGCCACGCTGTTTTCCAATTTTCTCACCGCAATCTCAACTTTTCCTTGTCGAGGAGAAAATTTTACGGCATTTGAAAGCAGGTTATCAAACACCACTCGCAATTTTTCTTTGTCACCGCGGATAGAAACCGGGTCAAATCGTACATTTAACCGCAGTTGCTTCGACATTATGGCTAATTTCTGATCGGCTATCACCCGACGCATGAGTTTGTCCAAAGGCACTCTATCCTGGTGTAAATCCGGTTTTTTCAGATGCGCCACGCTAAAATTCAGTAGATCTTCAATTAAATGCTGCAATTGTGCCGTATTAGAACCTAAAATTTGCACCACCTCCTTTTGTTGCGGTTTCAACTGACCCACCAACCCATCCGCCAATAAATCCGTACCTTCACGCAAAGCGGTTAAAGGCGTTTTCAACTCGTGCGACACATGGCGCAAAAACTTCACTTTCTCTTCTTCCACCTCTGCCAAACGTTGGCGTAACCAGTTTAAACGCTCTCCCAAAGACTCCAAATCTTGCGGTCCCGCCACCTGGATGGGGGTAGAAAGTTCCCCATCGCCGAGCTTGCGTATGGCCTGGTCAATTTGTGCAATCGGCCGAGAAATCAAAATGGTAAACCCCAGCACAATCAGCACCACAGCCGGAATCACTGTTAAGCCAAACCAGAAAATGAGTTTTTGGGCTTTACCTGCCAAATCGTACATCTCTTGCACTTCCCTATCGATGACGGTTTGACTGCCGTTCAATATTTCCCGTGATCCCGAAGCCAGTTGCTCAAACCCGGCAATTTCCGCCTTGCTCTTTTCACTGTTGTAGGGATTGTTTTCCATCACCCGCAGAATTCGCGACTCTATACTGTTTAACTGCGTCAGTTGAAATCGAACTGTTTCCTCCAAGGGAAACGTTAACAAAGTGGCCACCGTCTGCTGAAATTTGTCATGCGCTTCTCGATACGCCTTAAACAATGCCACATCCCCCAGCACTTGATATTGCCGGGCCGCGCGTTCCATAACCGTTACCTGCTCCACTAACATACGGCTACTTTGAGTCGCAACAGCGGCTTGATACACTGCCCGCTGACTTTGATCCGCCATCTGGTCCGCATACCAGGCGGCCAGACCCAATGCCACCAACAGGGGTAACACCACAAAGGCAAAACCGAGCAGAATCAGTTTTAGAAACGACTTTGGGCGGGGTAGACTAAAATTTAACTTGCGGTTCATAGGCTCAAACCAGAAAATTAGCAGTGTCTCTCCACTGATTGGCGCTGACAGCGAGCGGTTGGGAATGTACATCACACTCTGTTTTTAACCCACCTATTCTACCGTGTCTCCCTACTAATTAACCACTATACTTTAATTTTTAATATCAATCACTTAACTTTCAAGCTCGAAACTCGTTCGAAATACGGCCCAGAAAAACCGACTCCATCTTGAGGAAAAAAGTCCAGTGGATGCGAATAACCCACCTGGATTAAACAAGGTGTCCCTTTATTATTATACAATTAAACTTTTCAGGACGTACTGAAACCCATGGAACAGACGCTCGAAGTCAAAAACCTGCACAAAAACTTTAAGAAACTCAATGCTGTAAACGGAATATCCTTTTCTATTCCCGCCGGCAGCTGTTTTGGCTTACTTGGACCCAACGGCGCAGGCAAAACCACTACCATAGAAATGCTGGAAGGCATTCAGCAAGCCAACAGCGGAGAAATCCTCTATAAAGGGCAATCTCTTGGGGATCGCTTCCGTGCCGAAGCCGGCATCATGTTCCAATCGACCGCCTTACCTGAATTTATTACTGTACAGGAAACTCTCGATTTATTTTCCAGCTTGTATGAAAAAACGGCTGCCATCGACACCTTGATCGATAAATGCGCACTATCCGAGTTTTTACAGCAGGACACCCAAAGCCTGTCCGGAGGACAAAGACAACGGGTATTGTTAGCCATTGCTCTGATTAATGACCCGGAAATCATATTTTTGGATGAACCCACCACCGGACTTGATCCTCAGTCCAGACGTAATTTCTGGGATTTAATCAATCAAATCAAACAGGACAACAAAACCATTCTGATTACCACCCACTATATGGAAGAAGCCCACGCCCTATGCGATGAAATCGCCATTATGGATCATGGTAAAATCATCGCCCGTGGCTCTCCCAAGGAACTGTTAACCAGCCACTTTAGTGACACTGTATTGGAATTCCACAACCGGGACGCCGAAGCCGCCTGCAAAAGCTTAGGACTGCACCCCATAGCCCATGGCGAGCACTTTTCCGTGACCACTCCCGATGTTAACCATACCCTGGAACAACTGATGCAAAAAGGCGTTTCCCTGAACCAAATGAATGTACGCCACGCAACCCTGGAAGACTTGTTCATTGAATTGACGGGCAAGGAGTTGCGATCATGAATCTAAGACGCTTTAATGCGGTGTTCATCGCCCGTAATTTGGAATTTTACCGCGATCGTTCAGCCTTAGCCTGGAACATTCTTTTCCCGGTATTGCTGGTATTCGGCTTTGCCTTCGCCTTTTCCAACAAGTCTATGGATGTCTACAAGGTAGGGCTCATGGGTGAAAGCGCCACCATCGCCAAACCGCATTTTTTGGAGGCCAAGTATATACAGTTTATACCTGTGAGTGACCAGGAAACCGCTCTTCACAAGGTAGCGCGCCACCAACTCGATATGCTGCTAAACACAGACACCCGGCAATACTGGATTAACCCCGAGTCACCCAAAGGCTATGTCCTGGAGCGCATGTTCCACGGTACTGAATTGCTGGCACGAAACAAGGATACAGCGTACAAAAAAGGCGAAATCAGCGGCAAGCAAGTACGCTACATCGATTGGCTGGTTCCCGGGATTCTCGGCATGAACATTATGTTCAGCGCCTTATTTGGTATCGGCTATGTCATAGTGCGCTACCGAAAGAACGGAGTTTTAAAACGTCTTAGCGCCACGCCCTTAACTGCACTGGAGTTTCTAAGCGCCCAAATCGCTTCACGCTTGGCACTCATCACCGTGATCACCATGGGTGTCTATGCAGGAGTGGATTTTTTCCTGGATTTCAGCATGGCAGGCTCCTATGGCACCTTGTTCCTACTGTTTTTGCTGGGCACGGCCAGCATGGTCGCCATGGGC harbors:
- a CDS encoding HAMP domain-containing histidine kinase; the encoded protein is MNRKLNFSLPRPKSFLKLILLGFAFVVLPLLVALGLAAWYADQMADQSQRAVYQAAVATQSSRMLVEQVTVMERAARQYQVLGDVALFKAYREAHDKFQQTVATLLTFPLEETVRFQLTQLNSIESRILRVMENNPYNSEKSKAEIAGFEQLASGSREILNGSQTVIDREVQEMYDLAGKAQKLIFWFGLTVIPAVVLIVLGFTILISRPIAQIDQAIRKLGDGELSTPIQVAGPQDLESLGERLNWLRQRLAEVEEEKVKFLRHVSHELKTPLTALREGTDLLADGLVGQLKPQQKEVVQILGSNTAQLQHLIEDLLNFSVAHLKKPDLHQDRVPLDKLMRRVIADQKLAIMSKQLRLNVRFDPVSIRGDKEKLRVVFDNLLSNAVKFSPRQGKVEIAVRKLENSVAVDIRDAGPGIHSWEKERVFEAFYQGESVAEGHIKGTGLGLSIARDYVQAHGGQIAVNEKNIKGAHVSLRLPLDVAQGAA
- a CDS encoding ABC transporter permease, with translation MNLRRFNAVFIARNLEFYRDRSALAWNILFPVLLVFGFAFAFSNKSMDVYKVGLMGESATIAKPHFLEAKYIQFIPVSDQETALHKVARHQLDMLLNTDTRQYWINPESPKGYVLERMFHGTELLARNKDTAYKKGEISGKQVRYIDWLVPGILGMNIMFSALFGIGYVIVRYRKNGVLKRLSATPLTALEFLSAQIASRLALITVITMGVYAGVDFFLDFSMAGSYGTLFLLFLLGTASMVAMGLIVAARVSNEELAGGILNMISWPMMFLSGVWFSLENLDPVVKQLAQVFPLTHMIDGVRAVMIDGKTLPQLIPEIATLSIMTLVFLLIGAVAFRWK
- a CDS encoding ABC transporter ATP-binding protein, which translates into the protein MEQTLEVKNLHKNFKKLNAVNGISFSIPAGSCFGLLGPNGAGKTTTIEMLEGIQQANSGEILYKGQSLGDRFRAEAGIMFQSTALPEFITVQETLDLFSSLYEKTAAIDTLIDKCALSEFLQQDTQSLSGGQRQRVLLAIALINDPEIIFLDEPTTGLDPQSRRNFWDLINQIKQDNKTILITTHYMEEAHALCDEIAIMDHGKIIARGSPKELLTSHFSDTVLEFHNRDAEAACKSLGLHPIAHGEHFSVTTPDVNHTLEQLMQKGVSLNQMNVRHATLEDLFIELTGKELRS